In Desertibacillus haloalkaliphilus, a single genomic region encodes these proteins:
- a CDS encoding nicotinate phosphoribosyltransferase, which produces MKEIELKLQGKIKRLTNQTFKFDERIREGWFSAVYFLKTREIVEKYRPNNTVTMQFFQKKNAVLCGTDEVIALIKTFAKNPETLEIHSLKDGDKVKPYETVLTITGPYQNFGYLEGIIDGIFARRTSVATNVYNVVKAARKSGVQKPIIFMGDRDDHFTQQAGDGYSAFIGGSKAQATHAMSEWWGKMGMGTMPHALLQLFQGDVVEATKAYQETYPEDELTALVDYNNDVLTDSLKVARAFGDDLTGVRVDTSRTMVDQYFFRHPEVLGSFDPRGVSPELIFALRRALDKEGYQHVKIIATGGFTAERITEYEELNVPVDIYGVGSSLLKIHIGFTGDNVLLNGEHEAKAGRRYRENPRLERVE; this is translated from the coding sequence ATGAAAGAAATTGAACTTAAATTACAAGGGAAAATAAAACGGCTAACAAACCAAACATTTAAATTTGATGAGCGGATTAGAGAAGGTTGGTTTTCAGCTGTATATTTTTTGAAAACGAGAGAGATTGTTGAAAAGTATCGTCCGAACAACACCGTGACGATGCAATTTTTTCAAAAAAAGAATGCCGTTTTGTGTGGGACCGATGAAGTTATTGCCCTAATCAAAACATTCGCAAAGAACCCGGAAACACTAGAAATCCATTCGTTAAAGGATGGAGATAAGGTAAAGCCGTATGAGACCGTCTTAACCATTACTGGGCCGTATCAAAATTTTGGCTACTTAGAAGGAATTATTGATGGGATTTTTGCGCGACGAACATCTGTAGCGACGAATGTATACAATGTCGTAAAAGCTGCACGTAAGTCAGGCGTGCAAAAGCCGATTATCTTTATGGGAGACCGTGATGATCACTTCACTCAACAAGCAGGTGATGGCTATTCCGCTTTTATTGGTGGTTCAAAGGCACAAGCTACCCATGCGATGAGCGAATGGTGGGGGAAAATGGGAATGGGGACAATGCCTCATGCCTTATTGCAATTGTTCCAAGGTGATGTCGTTGAAGCGACAAAAGCGTATCAAGAGACCTACCCAGAGGATGAATTAACGGCACTTGTTGATTACAACAATGACGTCCTTACCGATTCGTTAAAAGTAGCGCGTGCATTTGGTGATGATTTAACAGGGGTAAGAGTAGATACGTCTCGGACGATGGTTGATCAATACTTTTTCCGTCATCCAGAAGTCCTAGGGTCGTTTGATCCACGCGGGGTAAGCCCTGAGCTAATCTTTGCTCTTCGAAGAGCGCTTGATAAAGAAGGCTATCAGCACGTCAAAATAATTGCCACAGGTGGATTTACAGCCGAGCGTATTACCGAATATGAAGAGCTGAATGTCCCTGTTGATATTTATGGTGTCGGCAGTAGTTTATTAAAAATTCATATTGGCTTTACCGGAGACAATGTCTTGTTAAACGGTGAACATGAAGCCAAAGCTGGCCGTCGATACCGCGAAAACCCACGTCTAGAACGTGTTGAGTAG